From Armatimonadota bacterium, the proteins below share one genomic window:
- a CDS encoding amino acid ABC transporter substrate-binding protein: protein MRSRKLWWTGLVLAIAGCLALGVASGWTAPRKEAILVGVAFALSGPLAPITNATIGPVYDMWVKEVNARGGIQVSEFGRRLPIRFIKYDDKSDLGTATRLLEKLILEDRVDIVFPPISTGFLYAAAPIANKYRKVLIGGPGGAAKLEEIMPNLPYFFQVLNYSRSQMPVLAAVLKELGLRTVAVVHHEDLHGVEYKDVALPEFRKAGLQVAFVKSFPMDIKDATPLLKEATAAKADAFVAFAYPDQGFLMVRQAMELDANFKAMYISVGVNLSAFRNAFGVDVAEGMMGSGAWSPKSGPGARRFVELYKKHFNTEPPDWWGQLYYYASLEHLQQAIEAAGTLDNPRIREVLATRTFNTVVGPFKYDRDRQFRGHLGQIGQWQKGIFEVVDPGRNRTAKPILKPAWPKKR, encoded by the coding sequence ATGCGATCTCGGAAACTGTGGTGGACTGGTCTAGTTCTGGCTATCGCGGGATGCCTTGCCCTGGGGGTCGCGTCGGGATGGACGGCTCCTCGGAAGGAAGCCATTCTCGTGGGCGTTGCCTTCGCGCTCTCCGGGCCACTCGCTCCTATCACCAACGCCACCATCGGGCCCGTGTACGACATGTGGGTGAAGGAGGTGAACGCTCGGGGAGGGATCCAGGTCTCGGAGTTCGGCCGGCGTCTTCCCATCCGGTTCATCAAGTACGACGACAAGTCCGACCTGGGGACCGCCACCCGGCTTCTGGAGAAGCTGATCCTGGAGGACCGGGTGGACATCGTCTTCCCGCCCATCAGCACGGGATTCCTATACGCGGCAGCCCCCATCGCGAATAAGTACCGGAAGGTCCTCATCGGAGGTCCCGGGGGAGCGGCCAAGCTGGAAGAGATCATGCCGAACCTGCCCTACTTCTTCCAGGTCCTGAACTACTCCCGCAGCCAGATGCCGGTTCTGGCCGCCGTTTTGAAGGAGCTCGGGCTTCGCACGGTGGCCGTCGTCCACCACGAGGATCTGCACGGGGTGGAGTATAAGGACGTGGCCCTCCCGGAGTTCCGGAAGGCGGGATTGCAGGTGGCCTTCGTGAAGAGCTTCCCCATGGACATCAAGGACGCCACCCCGCTGCTGAAGGAAGCCACTGCGGCAAAGGCGGATGCCTTTGTAGCGTTCGCGTACCCCGATCAGGGGTTCCTGATGGTCCGTCAGGCCATGGAGCTGGATGCGAACTTCAAGGCCATGTACATCTCCGTAGGCGTGAACCTCAGTGCCTTCCGGAATGCCTTTGGCGTGGACGTGGCGGAAGGGATGATGGGGAGCGGTGCGTGGAGCCCGAAAAGCGGTCCGGGTGCCCGCCGCTTCGTCGAGTTGTACAAGAAGCACTTCAACACGGAGCCGCCGGACTGGTGGGGCCAGCTGTACTACTACGCTTCCCTGGAGCACCTGCAGCAGGCCATTGAGGCCGCGGGAACCCTCGACAACCCCCGGATCCGGGAGGTTCTGGCCACGCGGACCTTCAACACTGTGGTCGGGCCCTTCAAGTACGATCGGGATCGGCAGTTCCGAGGGCACCTGGGGCAGATCGGGCAGTGGCAGAAGGGAATCTTCGAGGTGGTGGATCCGGGCAGGAACCGGACGGCCAAACCCATTCTGAAGCCGGCGTGGCCGAAGAAGCGCTAA
- a CDS encoding zinc-dependent alcohol dehydrogenase family protein, with translation MRAAQMVEHRKPLVVQEVADPRPGPQDAVLRVEACGICRSDWHAWMGDWTWIGFRPQLPLTLGHELAGEVVEVGSEVRRTKVGERVTVPFHLGCSYCPYCLSGRPNLCDNLQMVGFSFDGGYAQYVRIPNADFNLIRLPDAVDFVAAAALGCRYMTAYHAVLHRGRVQAGEWVVVHGVGGVGLSAVQIANAAGARVVAVDVDEEKLARARQEGAVATVNARKENVPEAVKQITGGGAHLSVDALGIRETIQNSIFSLRKGGRHVQVGLTTQAEQGVVSLPTDMMVGMELEFYGSVGNPHPQYAGLLGLVEQGKLNPRSLVGRTVSLEEVNEVLQAMTEFRTLGFTVITRFQ, from the coding sequence ATGAGGGCGGCGCAGATGGTGGAGCATCGTAAGCCGCTGGTGGTCCAGGAGGTTGCGGATCCGCGTCCCGGACCGCAGGACGCCGTGCTCCGGGTGGAGGCGTGCGGGATCTGCCGCAGCGACTGGCACGCGTGGATGGGAGATTGGACGTGGATCGGCTTCCGACCTCAACTCCCCCTCACGCTGGGGCATGAGCTGGCGGGAGAGGTGGTGGAGGTCGGCTCGGAGGTGCGGCGGACGAAGGTGGGGGAACGGGTGACGGTTCCCTTCCACCTCGGCTGCTCGTACTGCCCCTATTGCCTCAGCGGACGGCCGAACCTCTGCGACAACCTGCAGATGGTAGGATTTTCCTTCGACGGAGGCTATGCCCAGTATGTCCGCATCCCCAACGCGGACTTCAATCTCATCCGGCTACCGGACGCGGTGGACTTCGTGGCCGCGGCCGCCCTGGGATGCCGGTACATGACCGCCTACCACGCGGTGCTGCACCGGGGTCGGGTGCAGGCGGGGGAGTGGGTAGTGGTGCACGGGGTTGGGGGAGTGGGGCTGAGCGCGGTGCAGATCGCGAATGCCGCAGGCGCCCGGGTGGTGGCCGTGGACGTGGACGAGGAGAAGCTGGCGCGGGCCCGCCAGGAGGGCGCGGTTGCCACCGTGAATGCTCGCAAGGAGAACGTGCCGGAGGCGGTCAAACAGATCACGGGCGGGGGGGCACACCTCTCCGTGGACGCCCTGGGGATCCGGGAGACCATCCAGAATTCCATCTTCAGCCTGCGCAAGGGAGGTCGCCACGTGCAGGTGGGGCTCACCACGCAGGCTGAACAAGGGGTGGTGTCCCTCCCCACGGACATGATGGTGGGGATGGAGCTGGAGTTCTACGGGAGCGTGGGGAACCCCCACCCCCAGTACGCGGGCCTGCTAGGCCTCGTGGAGCAGGGCAAGCTGAATCCGAGAAGCCTGGTGGGGCGGACGGTTTCCCTGGAGGAGGTGAACGAGGTCCTGCAGGCCATGACGGAGTTCCGCACCCTGGGGTTCACGGTGATCACGCGGTTCCAGTAA
- a CDS encoding branched-chain amino acid ABC transporter permease — protein MDLNRVLDIVFGGIMLGGIYGLVSLGLNLQYGVARVLNVAHGEFTTLGAFLTWWLYVAAGMSPFVGLVTSLLLSFGLGWILYRLIFARLQRHVRSLEAFEAACMLTSFGILFAIQNLIILTWGADVRSYSYLPGAVRLGELVLPVNRILIFGVSVGLGGLFYALLKWTRTGKAIRAAAQDRSGAASVGVDVQNVLGICFALGTGAAGAAGSLISITYSIHPVMGFEYTVIAIIVVVLGGLGNIPGSLLGGILLGVVGTAVTYWQPGLAVVAYYLFFVVLLWWRPRGLLAA, from the coding sequence ATGGATCTGAATCGGGTTCTTGATATCGTCTTCGGCGGGATCATGCTGGGCGGGATCTACGGCCTCGTGTCCCTGGGGCTGAACCTCCAGTACGGCGTGGCCCGGGTGCTGAACGTGGCCCACGGGGAGTTCACCACACTCGGCGCCTTCCTCACATGGTGGCTGTACGTCGCCGCGGGGATGAGCCCCTTCGTGGGGTTGGTGACCTCCCTGTTGCTGAGCTTCGGCCTGGGGTGGATCCTGTATCGGTTGATCTTCGCACGACTCCAGCGGCACGTGCGGTCCCTGGAGGCCTTCGAAGCCGCATGCATGCTTACCTCCTTCGGGATCCTCTTCGCGATTCAGAACCTCATCATCCTGACATGGGGGGCGGACGTACGCAGCTATTCGTACCTGCCCGGCGCGGTGCGGTTGGGGGAACTGGTGCTTCCGGTGAACCGGATCCTTATCTTCGGGGTCTCCGTGGGGCTTGGAGGACTCTTCTACGCCCTGTTGAAATGGACGCGAACCGGAAAAGCCATCCGAGCCGCGGCCCAGGATCGGTCCGGAGCGGCCAGCGTGGGCGTGGACGTGCAGAATGTCCTGGGCATCTGCTTTGCCCTGGGCACAGGGGCCGCGGGCGCGGCGGGTTCCCTCATCAGCATCACCTACAGCATCCATCCCGTCATGGGCTTCGAGTACACGGTGATCGCCATCATCGTGGTGGTGCTGGGAGGGCTGGGGAACATCCCCGGCAGCCTGCTCGGAGGGATCCTGCTGGGGGTGGTGGGAACCGCGGTCACCTACTGGCAGCCGGGGCTCGCGGTGGTGGCCTACTACCTCTTCTTCGTGGTCCTGCTATGGTGGAGACCAAGGGGCTTGCTGGCAGCTTAG
- a CDS encoding branched-chain amino acid ABC transporter permease, translating into MVETKGLAGSLVRSGLALRRAGLALLAVGLVGAPLYLPAYTLVFLGNLGMYVVLTVSWILFAGSTGYVSLASAVFFGIGVYAAVLWRTALGFWVAALLGGLLSAAVAAGMGVVTLRLRGAYFSMFTLGAVELATSATRWGEAHFFGRVGRIVLPVGQETIYYAMLALVALLFATWELVQRSKLGMALRCIGEDEEAAAHIGIPTTWVKVAGFCLSAVFMGCAGAIMATRWTYVDPRIAFNLQLSFIPVLIAVFSGSRRPYGAALGALLFVALEDFLITRLPYHYMLLFGLVMVAVMLYSPGGVTVLAGRWWEQVLAWSRQDRTGSPR; encoded by the coding sequence ATGGTGGAGACCAAGGGGCTTGCTGGCAGCTTAGTACGGAGCGGCCTGGCCCTCCGGAGAGCAGGGCTGGCCCTCCTGGCGGTGGGACTGGTGGGTGCTCCCCTGTACCTGCCTGCCTACACCCTGGTGTTCCTGGGCAATCTGGGCATGTATGTGGTGCTGACGGTGAGCTGGATCCTGTTCGCGGGCTCCACGGGCTACGTCTCCCTGGCCTCCGCGGTGTTCTTCGGGATCGGGGTATACGCCGCGGTCCTGTGGCGCACCGCCCTGGGATTCTGGGTGGCCGCCCTGCTGGGGGGCCTGCTCAGCGCCGCGGTGGCGGCGGGCATGGGCGTGGTCACCCTGCGGTTGCGGGGGGCGTACTTCAGCATGTTCACGTTGGGGGCGGTGGAGCTGGCCACCTCCGCCACCCGGTGGGGGGAGGCGCACTTCTTCGGTCGGGTGGGACGCATCGTGCTGCCCGTGGGGCAGGAGACCATCTACTACGCCATGCTGGCGCTGGTGGCGCTGCTGTTTGCCACCTGGGAGCTGGTTCAGCGGTCGAAGCTGGGAATGGCCCTGCGGTGCATCGGAGAGGACGAGGAGGCTGCGGCGCACATCGGGATCCCCACCACATGGGTCAAGGTGGCGGGCTTCTGCTTGAGCGCGGTCTTCATGGGGTGTGCCGGGGCCATCATGGCCACCCGCTGGACGTACGTGGACCCCCGCATCGCCTTCAACCTGCAGCTCTCCTTCATCCCCGTGCTCATCGCGGTGTTCAGCGGGAGCCGGCGTCCGTACGGGGCGGCCCTGGGAGCCCTCCTCTTCGTGGCGCTGGAGGACTTCCTGATCACCCGCCTGCCCTATCACTACATGTTGCTGTTCGGCCTCGTGATGGTGGCGGTCATGCTGTACAGCCCCGGAGGGGTCACGGTGCTCGCGGGACGGTGGTGGGAGCAGGTCCTGGCGTGGAGCCGACAGGATCGGACCGGGTCCCCGAGGTGA
- a CDS encoding YraN family protein, producing MNRRRIGAGAEEAAADLLRRKGYRLLDRNVRFPFGELDLVCEQAGVVVFVEVKARSGTAHGHPFEAVTPRKQKQLGRLALAYLQRKGFVNRPCRFDVVAVHLDPEGRPVRVEVLQDAFRF from the coding sequence ATGAACCGGAGACGGATCGGCGCGGGGGCAGAAGAGGCGGCGGCAGACCTTCTGCGGCGCAAGGGGTACCGCCTCCTCGACCGCAACGTCCGGTTCCCCTTCGGGGAGCTGGACCTGGTGTGCGAGCAGGCGGGGGTCGTGGTGTTCGTGGAGGTGAAGGCCCGGTCGGGGACAGCACATGGGCATCCGTTTGAGGCGGTCACCCCGCGCAAGCAAAAGCAGCTCGGTCGGCTCGCCCTCGCCTACCTGCAGCGGAAGGGGTTTGTGAACCGCCCCTGCCGGTTCGATGTGGTGGCGGTGCACCTCGATCCGGAGGGACGTCCCGTACGGGTGGAAGTCCTGCAGGACGCCTTCCGGTTCTAG
- a CDS encoding BsuPI-related putative proteinase inhibitor, with protein sequence MRAFLILSMAVLATVGPAHVVRMGDVEVGVSTDRARYVPGEPVQMVLQVRNRGFRAMTFTFGTSQRYDFRVLRLDGTTIWQWSHDRMFAQVVGSLVLQPGSEIRFEETWTQVDNAGQPVPPGRYVVEAIFPPRTFPRGAPPVLLPRVTIEILPPDLRGGATVPGPGEPFRKVFVPGMIRVRFFPWATAEQIERLLRDLGLRVASVEADGRTYVLRAPRPHQIAEKVAALNRAAIVEWAVPHYVLVPRREVPDRGPHRR encoded by the coding sequence ATGCGGGCCTTTCTCATCCTGTCCATGGCGGTGCTGGCCACCGTGGGTCCTGCTCACGTGGTGCGGATGGGGGACGTAGAGGTGGGGGTTTCGACGGATCGGGCACGGTACGTGCCGGGGGAGCCCGTCCAGATGGTGCTCCAGGTACGCAACCGCGGGTTCCGGGCGATGACCTTTACGTTCGGTACCAGTCAGCGATACGACTTCCGGGTCCTCCGGCTGGACGGGACCACGATCTGGCAGTGGTCCCACGACAGAATGTTCGCCCAGGTGGTGGGGAGCTTGGTGCTCCAACCCGGCTCGGAGATCCGTTTTGAGGAAACGTGGACGCAGGTAGACAACGCAGGGCAGCCCGTGCCTCCGGGCCGGTACGTGGTGGAAGCCATCTTTCCCCCGCGCACCTTCCCCAGAGGAGCACCTCCGGTGCTGCTTCCCCGGGTCACCATCGAGATCCTTCCCCCCGACCTCCGGGGCGGGGCGACCGTCCCAGGTCCAGGCGAACCCTTCCGGAAGGTGTTCGTGCCGGGCATGATCCGCGTACGGTTCTTCCCGTGGGCGACGGCAGAGCAGATCGAGCGGCTGCTGCGGGATCTGGGTCTCCGAGTGGCCTCGGTGGAAGCGGACGGCCGAACCTACGTGCTGCGGGCTCCGCGGCCGCATCAGATCGCGGAGAAGGTAGCGGCCCTGAACCGGGCGGCCATCGTGGAGTGGGCGGTGCCCCACTACGTACTCGTACCCCGGCGGGAGGTTCCCGACCGGGGCCCGCACCGGCGCTAG